A portion of the Podospora pseudoanserina strain CBS 124.78 chromosome 2, whole genome shotgun sequence genome contains these proteins:
- the POL12 gene encoding DNA-directed DNA polymerase alpha subunit pol12 (EggNog:ENOG503NW80; BUSCO:EOG09261V87; COG:L): MSETEIVAELNEQFGSGNKELEADVVAELRSIMRLHQLSVEDLFFKWESYCIKMDIDAAQTALETLRHFKQDLHDTLERNSRSHVKIKTEKGISSTPRAPRVSGGDVFGMLDSLTTPGPGRASKVAPKRTPAVSRVKVEPASSPVRLADQLDATGVMPPSSFNDRANAGETVEILNDQLPAPEPPIAPFSESRIKLTAASDQKKLAYKPLALKVSESSEILDDRIDDFVSLVMQHHKLEESAFGSAASQSTSEIVAVGRIASDSSEGKLNAASLLLETSRRMGGGLRVPLNVSRLRGYQFFPGQIVALKGVNSNGHEFTVHQILDLPLLPNAASTPDSLGAHIQRLRGGPDAMDSDSDPTPLNVIFASGPYTADDNLDFEPLKALCNEAADIYVDALVLTGPFIDMEHPLIASGDFDLPEEYLSSIDPDTATMSTVFKYLISPSLNRLASANPSITILLIPSVRDVLDKHVSWPQDAFPRKELGLPKVAKVIGNPMTLSMNEIVLGISSQDVLFELRHEELIGGRPQEPRLLERACRYLVEQRHYFPLFPPTDRKKLPKTGRGDGVGPGAVLDVGYLKLGEMVNVRPDVLVVPSSLPPFAKVVESVLVINPGYLSKRRGAGTYAKMTVYPPDLAKQEQMGGMLAHKIFERARVEITRI, translated from the exons ATGTCGGAAACAGAAATAGTCGCAGAGCTGAACGAGCAGTTCGGTTCAGGGAACAAGGAGCTCGAAGCCGATGTCGTCGCCGAACTGCGGTCCATTATGCGCCTCCATCAGCTGTCAGTCGAGGACCTGTTCTTCAAATGGGAGTCATATTGCATCAAGATGGACATAGACGCAGCACAAACAGCTCTCGAGACACTGCGACACTTCAAGCAAGACTTGCATGACACCCTCGAAAGAAACAGTCGGTCGCATGTAAAGATCAAGACCGAGAAGGGcatctcatcaacaccacggGCCCCCAGAGTCAGCGGCGGCGATGTTTTTGGAATGTTGGATAGCCTCACCACACCAGGCCCTGGAAGGGCCTCCAAGGTTGCCCCAAAGAGGACGCCAGCAGTCAGCCGTGTCAAGGTTGAGCCAGCCAGTTCGCCAGTCAGGTTGGCCGACCAGCTCGACGCTACGGGTGTTATGCC ACCATCATCCTTCAACGACCGAGCCAATGCCGGCGAGACAGTCGAGATCCTCAACGACCAGCTCCCAGCGCCTGAACCCCCTATCGCCCCCTTCAGCGAATCCCGAATCAAGCTCACCGCAGCCTCTGACCAGAAGAAATTGGCCTACAAACCCCTTGCCCTGAAGGTATCCGAGTCCTCCGAAATCCTCGACGACCGGATAGACGACTTTGTTTCCCTCGTTATGCAACACCACAAGCTCGAAGAGTCCGCCTTTGGCAGCGCCGCCAGCCAAAGCACGTCCGAGATCGTTGCCGTTGGCCGGATCGCCTCCGACTCCTCAGAAGGCAAACTCAACGCCGCTTCCCTACTCCTCGAAACCTCGCGCCGAATGGGTGGCGGTCTCCGCGTCCCTCTCAACGTCTCCAGGCTCAGAGGATACCAATTCTTCCCCGGCCAAATCGTCGCTCTGAAAGGCGTAAACAGCAACGGACACGAATTCACCGTCCACCAAATCCTCgatctccccctcctccccaacgccgcctccacccccgaCTCCCTCGGCGCTCATATCCAGCGTCTCCGCGGCGGCCCAGACGCAATGGACTCCGACTCCGACCCCACCCCTCTGAACGTAATCTTCGCCTCTGGCCCGTACACAGCAGACGACAACCTCGATTTCGAACCCCTCAAAGCCCTCTGCAACGAAGCAGCCGACATCTACGTCGACGCGCTCGTTCTTACCGGCCCCTTCATCGACATGGAACACCCTCTCATTGCGTCAGGAGACTTTGACCTCCCAGAAGAATACCTCTCGTCCATCGACCCCGACACAGCAACAATGTCCACCGTGTTCAAATacctcatctccccctccctcaaccgcctCGCTTCCGCCAACCCgagcatcaccatcctcctcatcccttcGGTGCGTGACGTACTAGATAAACACGTGTCCTGGCCTCAAGACGCCTTCCCCCGCAAAGAACTCGGTTTGCCAAAAGTGGCAAAGGTAATAGGCAACCCCATGACGCTGAGCATGAACGAGATTGTCCTTGGTATTAGCAGCCAGGACGTCCTCTTTGAGCTCAGACACGAGGAGTTGATTGGGGGGAGACCGCAGGAGCCAAGGTTGTTGGAACGGGCGTGCAGGTATCTGGTTGAGCAGAGACATTACTTCCCGCTATTCCCGCCGACGGATAGGAAGAAGCTGCccaagacggggaggggggatggggttgggccCGGGGCGGTGTTGGATGTGGGGTATTTgaagttgggggagatggtgaatGTGAGGCCGGacgtgttggtggtgccgaGTAGTTTGCCGCCTTTTGCAAAG GTTGTTGAGAGTGTGCTGGTTATCAACCC
- the TRF2 gene encoding Transcription elongation factor SPT4 (EggNog:ENOG503NU1B; COG:K), translating into MATDVVKQEEGLTLHTPQLSTSPCSTKSSLPASNATTPTKDMKMETKPGQSASRRPPRKSTLTQQQKNQKRQRATQDQLTTLEIEFNKNPTPTATVRERIAEEINMTERSVQIWFQNRRAKIKMLAKKSLESGEELDTMIPESMRQYLAMQAMESGKSIPGFFGRPGPFPYGHQGMMGAEQGGQGKVLIHHLNCRSLTIGRWTRVGQNAMDLIVFYSPDKCTMTYYINNEQAGYKIEYPFSYIKNIYLNNSDDHHAGITIELLEAPFFYMDSATTSTFIQVNDFTEDLQASRCMTHHLGGNPKALSGQLAKLVSLESFMHRHTAPPPPPPPMFDQLHTLSMSAPVSPQARPSSQPNFAQPHVGMFQETQWGIAAQHHTMMMRGPGHKRQRSRSVPGPIDFQTMQLLQNPPSFHITQPEGQPHTQNPHIFSPIPQQPNMLGPIGPNLRIDTRAGFGSLDMRQYPLSATTAPSPSEFSSPNYFASQAPEPNGLPAGSFTPYSGTFSPMVNPASLGVPPPSISPLSFNHPDPAIVGESPPMSMPPMCDGSAISDDGSMNDMYPGNKHTMTLPLHPHSPFMEQSQSEIELNQYMDLKHYDVDPASLSPESVQAQ; encoded by the exons ATGGCTACCGACGTGGTCAAGCAAGAGGAGGGCCTGACCCTCCACACTCCTCAGCTCTCGACTTCGCCATGCTCCACCAAATCCTCATTGCCAGCATCTAAtgccaccactcccaccaagGATATGAAGATGGAGACGAAGCCCGGGCAAAGCGCTTCGCGGCGCCCACCCCGCAAGAGCACTCTCacccagcagcagaagaaccAAAAACGACAGCGCGCCACTCAAGATCAATTGACCACGCTCGAGATTGAGTTCAACAAGAATCCCACACCCACAGCTACCGTTCGTGAGAGGATAGCGGAGGAAATCAACATGACCGAGAGGTCTGTTCAGATCTGGTTCCAGAACCG ACGTGCCAAAATCAAGATGCTCGCAAAGAAGAGCCTCGAAAGCGGCGAGGAGTTGGATACCATGATTCCTGAATCTATGCGCCAATATCTTGCCATGCAAGCCATGGAATCCGGAAAGAGCATCCCTGGCTTCTTCGGTCGCCCGGGTCCGTTCCCCTATGGACACCAGGGCATGATGGGCGCCGAGCAGGGTGGCCAGGGCAAAGTTT TGATTCATCATCTCAACTGCCGCTCGCTCACCATCGGAAGATGGACCCGTGTTGGGCAGAATGCGATGGATCTCATCGTTTTCTACTCCCCTGACAAGTGCACCATGACCTACTATATCAACAACGAGCAGGCTGGCTACAAGATCGAGTACCCATTCTCCTACATCAAGAACATCTACCTCAATAACTCGGATGATCACCACGCTGGAATCACGATTGAGCTGCTCGAGGCTCCCTTCTTCTACATGGACTCGGCGACCACCTCGACCTTCATCCAGGTGAATGACTTCACTGAAGACCTGCAAGCTTCTCGCTGCATGACCCACCACCTCGGTGGTAACCCCAAGGCTTTGAGCGGTCAATTGGCCAAATTGGTCAGCCTGGAGTCGTTCATGCACCGTCATACcgcgccgcctcctcctccccccccgaTGTTTGACCAGCTCCACACGCTCTCCATGTCTGCCCCCGTGTCGCCCCAGGCCAGACCCTCTTCTCAGCCAAACTTTGCTCAGCCGCATGTGGGCATGTTCCAGGAAACCCAGTGGGGAATTGCTGCTCAACATCACACCATGATGATGCGTGGGCCAGGCCACAAGAGACAGCGTAGTCGCAGTGTGCCAGGTCCCATCGACTTCCAGACCATGCAGCTTTTGCAAAACCCTCCGAGCTTCCACATCACTCAGCCAGAGGGCCAGCCACACACGCAGAATCCACACATCTTCAGCCCAATTCCCCAGCAGCCCAACATGCTTGGTCCCATCGGGCCAAATCTGCGGATCGACACCCGTGCTGGTTTCGGCAGTCTGGACATGCGCCAGTATCCTCTCTCCGCGACAACAgccccctcgccatcagaGTTCTCGAGCCCCAACTACTTTGCCTCACAAGCTCCAGAGCCCAACGGTCTTCCTGCTGGCAGCTTCACGCCATATAGCGGTACTTTCTCGCCCATGGTGAATCCTGCCAGCCTGGGTGTTCCTCCGCCTTCCATCTCGCCGCTCTCATTCAACCATCCCGACCCGGCCATTGTCGGCGAATCTCCTCCCATGTCGATGCCGCCAATGTGCGATGGTTCGGCCATTTCCGATGACGGCAGTATGAATGACATGTACCCAGGCAACAAGCACACCATGACGTTGCCGCTTCACCCACATTCGCCCTTCATGGAGCAGAGCCAGAGCGAGATAGAGCTGAACCAGTACATGGATCTCAAACATTACGACGTGGATCCGGCTTCTCTGTCGCCAGAAAGCGTCCAGGCCCAATAG
- a CDS encoding hypothetical protein (COG:C; EggNog:ENOG503P2H8), producing MSTSPPKTTEAWTYTSPSTPRTALTLTTSHPLTFPPSNSSEETLLISVSHAALNPGDIVSLTAMPFFLHSTPSAVPAFDFCGTVLQSHNQARFSPGDNVICFPPLPHMLKTGIGGLQKIVPIPAKYCVRLPQGKNLIDGAGLMLAGCTALLQVRQAGVKKGDRILVVGASGGVGSAAVQIVRDVVGLGGYIAGVCSGRNEGLVRSLGADEVVDYTLHKDLPGYLTERFGGEGRRFDHVIDGYGNQELYKSCAGFLKEGGVYDAASIHYASYRLWDLLGSVVTIGLNILWPRAQWLGGTGRRFKICSLGDPGLEMMELLAGMLGDGKVRVVRDSVWGWREVKEGFDVLMGGHAAGKVVIRVGEGEE from the coding sequence atgtcaacatcacccccaaaaacaaccgAAGCCTGGACTtacacctccccctcaaccccccgcacagccctcaccctcaccacctcccaccctctcaccttccctccctccaacTCATCAGAAGaaaccctcctcatctccgtCTCCCACGCAGCCCTCAACCCAGGCGACATAGTCAGCCTAACCGCCATGCCTTTCTTCCTGcactccaccccctccgccgtcCCAGCCTTTGACTTTTGCGGCACCGTCCTCCAGTCCCACAACCAGGCAAGATTCTCCCCGGGGGACAATGTAATCTgcttcccacccctcccccacatgCTCAAGACAGGAATCGGCGGTCTCCAGAAGATTGTCCCCATCCCGGCAAAATACTGCGTCAGACTCCCCCAAGGAAAGAACCTCATCGACGGGGCGGGGTTGATGCTTGCCGGTTGCACCGCCTTGCTTCAAGTCCGTCAGGCGGGGGTAAAAAAGGGGGATAGAatccttgttgttggggcTAGCGGTGGGGTCGGGAGCGCGGCGGTGCAGATTGTTCGTGATgttgttgggctgggggggtaTATCGCTGGTGTTTGCTCTGGTCGGAATGAGGGGTTGGTTAGGTCGCTGGGGGcggatgaggtggtggattaTACGCTTCACAAGGACCTGCCTGGGTATTTAACAGAGaggtttggtggggaggggaggcggttTGATCATGTTATTGATGGGTATGGGAATCAGGAGTTGTATAAATCTTGTGCTGGGTttttgaaggaggggggggtttaTGATGCGGCTAGTATACACTACGCTTCGTATAGGTTGTGGGATTTGCTGGGGTCGGTGGTGACGATTGGGTTGAATATACTCTGGCCGAGGGCGCAgtggttgggggggacggggaggaggttcaaGATTTGTAGTTTGGGTGATccggggttggagatgatggagttgttggcggggatgcttggggatgggaaggtgagggtggtgagggatagtgtttgggggtggagggaggtgaaggaaggGTTTGATGTGCTGATGGGGGGGCATGCGGCTGGGAAGGTGGTCATtagggtgggagagggggaggagtga
- the PDR16 gene encoding Phosphatidylinositol transfer protein (PITP) (EggNog:ENOG503NWM0; COG:I) translates to MAEVLKLPLPFPIAGSQPKPRPSLDAEQQKKYDWLLERVKGWTEIPSTSKAGPPTDSEKFWLTKECLLRYLRATKWNQQEAEKRLLKTLTWRREYGVEDLTADHISPENETGKQILLGYDKEGRPCHYLNPGRQNTEASPRQVQHLVFMVERVIDIMPPGQETLALLINFKQSKSRSNTSPGIGLAREVLDILQNHYPERLGKALIINMPWVVTAFFKLITPFIDPHTREKLAFNEDMSKYVPTEQMWSEFSSGKLAFEYDHSQYWPALQELCNRRREARWQQWVSGGKQIGESEDYLAGATAAAVGSATEKTATVPAVEGKTAEITASEAAPAVPAN, encoded by the coding sequence ATGGCTGAGGTTCTCAAACTACCATTGCCCTTTCCCATTGCTGGCAGCCAGCCCAAACCACGCCCTTCCTTGGACGCCGAGCAGCAAAAGAAGTATGACTGGCTTCTCGAGCGAGTGAAGGGCTGGACAGAGATCCCCTCCACTAGCAAGGCTGGCCCTCCCACCGATAGCGAGAAGTTCTGGCTGACTAAGGAATGCCTGCTTCGCTATCTGAGGGCTACCAAGTGGAATCAGCAGGAAGCCGAGAAGCGTCTGCTCAAGACCCTCACCTGGAGGAGAGAGTATGGAGTGGAGGACTTGACGGCCGACCATATTTCCCCCGAAAACGAGACCGGCAAGCAGATCCTCTTGGGCTACGACAAGGAAGGCCGTCCCTGCCACTACCTCAACCCAGGCCGTCAGAACACCGAGGCCTCCCCTCGTCAGGTCCAACATCTCGTCTTTATGGTGGAGCGCGTTATCGACATCATGCCACCCGGGCAAGAAACCTTGGCGCTCTTGATCAACTTCAAGCAGAGCAAATCCCGGTCCAACACATCACCTGGTATCGGTCTGGCACGCGAGGTCCTCGACATTCTTCAGAATCACTACCCCGAAAGATTGGGCAAGGCACTTATCATCAACATGCCCTGGGTAGTGACTGCCTTTTTCAAGCTCATCACACCGTTCATCGACCCTCACACACGCGAGAAGCTCGCGTTCAATGAAGACATGAGCAAGTACGTACCGACGGAGCAAATGTGGTCCGAGTTCAGCAGCGGCAAGCTCGCTTTCGAGTACGATCACAGTCAATACTGGCCAGCTCTGCAGGAACTTTGCAACAGAAGACGGGAGGCTAGGTGGCAACAGTGGGTTTCTGGTGGGAAGCAAATTGGCGAGTCGGAGGACTACCTGGCTGGTGCGACTGCGGCTGCAGTTGGCTCTGCGACAGAAAAGACTGCCACTGTACCTGCGGTTGAGGGCAAGACGGCCGAGATCACAGCATCGGAAGCTGCCCCGGCTGTGCCCGCAAACTAG
- the DNF3 gene encoding drs2 neo1 protein (COG:P; EggNog:ENOG503NWJZ), with protein sequence MAPGSHHDAAEALRTRLEQIELQTSQPAPTSPSVPQISLPEPREPSSRSGTNTPTRPSLSSPPTLASGLPRARHSLDSSSSRRPPPALRVRTGLYKIESSQQLGPSPTQLAQENSTLSPPLPPGRISTSSQSAYRAPTVSRIEESRISLTRPRQTFDERRNTDVQQLALDNSNNNDDNNNNTSNNMAPATSATPDDDDDDDGEPRTSYTSVPLNWLSRQKARHRQTTRKQWHSFKNFAAPYYKKYVLETLLRQKPIPPSKDGRHILLSPGRARRKPFKDERTGKPYVSNAIRSSRYTIWSFLPKQLFFQFKKLANFYFLVIGILQMVPGLSTTGTYTTIGPLLAFVALSMAKEGWDDYRRYKLDVRENRSGAWVLDPEAAAGGGQGRKGRLPGGLVRRGKKTEGKEGEMTVLELKGTESEGGVVEEKPSQWVRTEWQDIRVGDVIRLERDDAVPADIVLLHATNENGIAYIETMALDGETNLKSKQASPLLAKHCASVAGMGAVEAEVVSEDPNIDLYNYEGRVTVGGETRPLTLNEVVYRGSTLRNTKEATGLVINTGEECKIRMNANKNVRAKAPKMQRSLNRIVLLLVVFVFVLAGGLTAGYTMWRRDEEWRAFYLSGETVQLSHVFISMLIALNTLIPLSMYVSLELVKLGQLLLLHDVEMYDEVNDTPAKFNTTTILEDLGCVGYVFSDKTGTLTENLMQFRKMSVAGTAWLHDMDVSYVAPEGGRPSISGRPSMSQRPSFSGWKSSVRPTNAQPELRTDEMIDYIQKKPNTPFSRQARQFILCLALCHTCLPEEDENGKIDYQAASPDELALVRAAAQLGYIVVKRTTESVTVRMEHGTGADTEETCQILDVIEFSSKRKRMSIVLRMPDGRICVFTKGADSVILPRLKQRTLAMQTATAVERRASMRKSVEQEKAFQRRASLQTPAAAQRRSMDLMRRSLALDRKSSWRKSMVSEGLDNWLARREADGLDAPGNEEAYQTPRQSMARNRSLELARLAAFDPLDGMVDEQLAVNEGAVFERCFQHVDDFATEGLRTLMYSYRYLEEDEYKAWKEIYLEATTSLVNRQEQIENAAEIIEQDYELAGATAIEDKLQQGVPETIDKLRRANIKVWMLTGDKRETAINIAHSARICKPFSEVYILDVSHGDLQDRINATLTDVSRGMAPHSVVVIDGQTLTIVDDDPQLRLLFFDLVARVDSVICCRASPSQKANLVKCIRRQVPSAVTLAIGDGANDVAMLQCAHLGIGINGREGTQAARISDYSIGQFRFLSRLLFVHGRWCYARTGKYILATFWKEIVFYLIQAQYQHYNGYTGTSIFESTSLAVFNTLFTSLCVILPGILETDLSAETLLAVPELYSFGQKSQGFNFKLWLYWMVLGITESVIIFNCVYYLYTLAPYPVETDLYSVGTLAFSLAVVFINLKLFLRVRNRNVIIFVGLFLSIFGWWLWNILLAVIFKPSLGPYIVGDNFLTGYGKEGYWWIVHFLALSALCVFELGVAAVKRTFWPTDQDLAQEMEAMEGVMEVLGMHANRLEKGRVARLWLGERGGGG encoded by the coding sequence ATGGCGCCAGGGAGCCACCATGACGCCGCAGAGGCGCTCAGGACGAGGCTTGAGCAAATCGAGTTACAGACCTCGCAACCCGCGCCTACTTCGCCCAGTGTCCCGCAAATCTCCCTGCCAGAGCCTCGCGAGCCGTCTTCTCGCAGCGGTACAAACACGCCCACGAGACCATCCCTGAGCTCGCCCCCAACTCTCGCCAGTGGTCTTCCTCGAGCTCGTCACTCCTtggacagcagcagttcACGACGACCGCCACCAGCGCTTAGAGTCAGAACAGGACTGTACAAAATCGAATCATCGCAACAACTCGGCCCGTCACCAACACAGCTCGCGCAGGAAAacagcaccctctcccctccgCTACCACCAGGGCGaatctccaccagctcccaaaGTGCCTACCGAGCCCCTACCGTCTCACGCATAGAAGAGTCAAGGatctccctcacccgcccCCGCCAAACATTTGACGAAAGGCGCAACACCGACGTCCAGCAGCTGGCCTtggacaacagcaacaacaacgacgataacaacaacaacacctcgAACAATATGGCTCCCGCAACCTCAGCCAcacccgacgacgacgacgacgacgacggagaACCCCGAACAAGCTACACTTCCGTCCCTTTAAACTGGCTCTCCCGCCAAAAAGCCCGCCACCGACAAACAACCCGTAAACAATGGCACTCGTTCAAAAACTTCGCAGCCCCTTATTACAAGAAATACGTCCTCgaaaccctcctccgccagaaACCTATCCCTCCGAGCAAAGACGGTCGCCACATTTTGCTGTCCCCGGGAAGAGCAAGGAGGAAACCGTTCAAGGATGAGAGAACGGGGAAGCCATATGTGTCCAACGCGATTAGATCGAGCAGGTACACCATCTGGAGCTTCTTGCCGAAACAGTTGTTTTTCCAGTTTAAGAAGCTGGCGAACTTCTACTTTTTGGTGATTGGTATTCTGCAGATGGTGCCGGGTCTGTCGACGACGGGGACGTACACGACTATTGGGCCGTTGTTGGCTTTTGTGGCTTTGAGCATGGCGAAGGAAGGGTGGGATGATTATAGGAGGTACAAGCTTGACGTGAGGGAGAATAGGAGCGGGGCTTGGGTCTTGGATCccgaggcggcggctgggggagggcaagggaggaaggggagattACCGGGCGGTTTGGTTAGGAGGGGCAAGAAgacggaggggaaggagggggagatgacTGTGCTTGAGCTGAAGGGGACGGAGagtgaagggggggtggtggaggagaagccgaGTCAGTGGGTGAGGACGGAGTGGCAGGATATCAGGGTGGGAGATGTGATTcggttggagagggatgatGCGGTGCCGGCGGATATTGTGCTTTTGCATGCGACGAACGAGAACGGGATTGCGTATATTGAGACCATGGCgttggatggggagacgAACTTGAAGAGCAAGCAGGCGAGCCCGTTGCTGGCGAAGCACTGCGCTTCGGTGGCGGGGATGGGCGCGGTGGAGGCCGAGGTCGTGTCGGAGGATCCGAACATTGACCTTTATAATtatgaggggagggtgacggtGGGTGGGGAGACGAGGCCGTTGACGTTGAATGAGGTTGTGTATAGGGGTTCGACGCTCAGGAATACCAAAGAGGCGACGGGGCTGGTGATTAATACCGGGGAGGAGTGCAAGATTAGGATGAACGCCAACAAGAATGTTAGGGCGAAGGCGCCAAAGATGCAGCGGTCGTTGAATCGGATTGTGCTGCTTTTGGTGGTCTTTGTTTTTGTTCTTGCGGGCGGTCTGACGGCTGGGTATAccatgtggaggagggacgaGGAGTGGAGGGCTTTCTATCTCTCCGGAGAGACAGTTCAGCTGAGCCACGTCTTCATCTCGATGCTGATTGCGCTCAACACGTTGATTCCGCTGTCGATGTACGTCTCGCTGGAGTTGGTGAAGCTGGGTCAGCTTCTGCTGCTTCATGATGTTGAGATGTACGACGAGGTCAACGACACACCCGCGAAATTCAACACCACGACCATTTTGGAAGATCTGGGGTGTGTGGGCTATGTCTTTTCCGACAAGACGGGCACTCTGACTGAGAATCTGATGCAGTTCCGCAAGATGAGTGTGGCGGGCACAGCATGGCTGCACGACATGGACGTGTCCTATGTTGCTCCTGAAGGCGGCCGCCCTTCCATATCTGGACGACCCTCCATGTCCCAGCGGCCTTCCTTTTCTGGTTGGAAGTCGTCTGTTCGCCCGACAAATGCTCAGCCTGAGCTGAGGACGGACGAGATGATTGACTACATTCAGAAGAAGCCCAACACGCCCTTTTCCCGCCAGGCCCGGCAGTTCATCCTTTGTTTGGCTCTTTGCCACACTTGTCTtcccgaggaggacgagaacgGCAAGATTGATTATCAGGCTGCGTCTCCCGACGAGTTGGCTTTGGTGAGGGCTGCTGCACAGCTTGGATACATTGTCGTCAAAAGAACCACGGAATCTGTCACTGTTAGAATGGAGCACGGGACTGGCGCGGACACTGAAGAGACTTGCCAGATCCTGGACGTGATTGAGTTCAGCAGCAAGCGGAAGCGCATGTCGATTGTTCTTCGCATGCCGGATGGCAGGATTTGTGTCTTTACCAAGGGTGCCGACAGTGTGATCCTGCCTCGGCTGAAGCAGAGGACTCTTGCTATGCAGACTGCTACTGCTGTTGAGCGCAGGGCCAGCATGCGAAAGAGTGTCGAGCAAGAGAAGGCTTTTCAGCGACGTGCTAGTTTGCAGACCCCGGCAGCGGCACAGCGTCGCAGCATGGATCTCATGCGGAGATCGCTTGCCTTGGACAGGAAGAGCAGTTGGCGAAAGTCGATGGTTTCTGAAGGTCTTGACAACTGGCTTGCTCGGCGTGAAGCTGATGGCTTGGATGCGCCGGGTAATGAAGAGGCCTATCAGACTCCGCGCCAGTCCATGGCGCGAAACAGGTCTTTGGAGCTTGCTCGGTTAGCTGCGTTTGATCCtttggatgggatggtcGACGAGCAACTTGCTGTGAACGAGGGTGCCGTTTTTGAGCGGTGCTTTCAGCATGTTGATGACTTTGCTACCGAAGGCCTGCGGACCCTGATGTACTCTTACCGCTActtggaagaggatgagtACAAGGCGTGGAAAGAGATCTATCTCGAGGCTACCACCAGTCTTGTCAATCGCCAGGAACAAATCGAGAATGCCGCCGAGATTATCGAGCAGGATTACGAGCTGGCCGGTGCGACCGCGATTGAAGACAAGCTCCAGCAGGGTGTCCCCGAGACTATCGACAAGCTCCGCCGAGCCAACATCAAAGTCTGGATGTTGACTGGTGACAAGCGCGAGACTGCCATCAACATTGCCCACTCGGCCAGAATTTGCAAGCCCTTCTCTGAGGTTTACATTCTCGACGTCAGCCATGGCGACCTGCAGGACCGTATTAATGCTACTTTGACTGATGTCAGTCGAGGCATGGCTCCTCATTCAGTGGTGGTCATTGATGGACAGACCTTGACCATAGTCGACGACGACCCCCAACTTCGTCTGCTCTTCTTCGACCTTGTTGCCCGCGTAGACTCGGTCATCTGCTGCCGCGCCTCACCCTCTCAGAAAGCTAATCTGGTCAAATGCATTCGCCGTCAAGTTCCCTCAGCAGTGACCCTCGCCATCGGAGACGGCGCCAATGACGTGGCCATGCTTCAATGCGCCCAtctcggcatcggcatcaACGGCCGCGAAGGTACCCAAGCCGCCCGCATCTCTGATTACTCGATTGGCCAATTCCGCTTCTTGTCACGCCTGCTGTTTGTCCACGGCCGCTGGTGCTACGCCCGCACGGGAAAGTACATTTTGGCCACCTTTTGGAAAGAAATCGTCTTTTACCTCATCCAGGCTCAATACCAGCACTACAACGGCTATACCGGCACCTCCATCTTCGagtccacctccctcgccgtcttCAACACACTGTTCACCTCTCTCTGCGTCATCCTCCCCGGCATTCTCGAAACGGACCTCTCGGCTGAAACCCTGTTGGCCGTTCCAGAACTCTACTCCTTTGGTCAGAAATCTCAGGGTTTCAATTTCAAGCTCTGGCTGTActggatggtgttgggaatAACGGAATcagtcatcatcttcaactgCGTTTACTACCTCTATACTCTCGCGCCCTACCCAGTCGAGACAGACCTCTACTCGGTCGGCACGCTGGCTTTCTccctggcggtggtgtttatCAACCTCAAGCTCTTTTTGCGAGTGAGGAACAGGAACGTAATAATCTTTGTCGGGTTGTTTCTCTCCATctttgggtggtggctgtggaaCATCTTGTTGGCGGTTATCTTTAAGCCGTCGCTCGGTCCTTACATTGTCGGTGATAACTTCTTGACGGGGTACGGAAAGGAGGGGTACTGGTGGATTGTTCACTTTCTTGCTCTGTCTGCGCTATGCGTTTTTGAGCTGGGGGTTGCGGCGGTGAAGAGGACATTTTGGCCGACGGATCAGGATCTGGCgcaggagatggaggcgatggagggtgtgatggaggtgttggggatgCACGCTAATcggttggagaaggggagagtTGCacggttgtggttgggggaacgcggaggagggggatga